A part of Clostridium novyi genomic DNA contains:
- the dtd gene encoding D-aminoacyl-tRNA deacylase: MRAIVQRVKESSVSVDGKVIGKIGIGFNVLLGISKEDTIEDVKYIKKKIINLRVFEDENGKMNKSLKDVNGELLIVSQFTLYGDCRKGNRPNFMQALGGEEAKKLYLEFINMCKEEVDKVETGEFAAHMLVDIKNHGPVTLIIDSKKIF; encoded by the coding sequence ATGAGAGCTATTGTTCAAAGAGTTAAGGAATCTAGTGTATCTGTAGATGGTAAAGTTATAGGTAAAATTGGCATAGGATTCAATGTACTTTTAGGAATATCTAAAGAAGATACAATAGAAGATGTTAAATATATAAAAAAGAAGATAATAAATCTTAGAGTGTTTGAAGATGAAAATGGAAAAATGAATAAATCTTTAAAGGATGTTAATGGCGAACTTTTAATTGTTTCTCAGTTTACTTTGTATGGAGATTGTAGAAAAGGAAATAGACCTAATTTTATGCAGGCTTTAGGTGGAGAAGAAGCAAAAAAACTTTATTTAGAGTTCATTAACATGTGCAAGGAAGAAGTAGATAAAGTTGAAACAGGAGAATTTGCTGCACATATGCTTGTAGACATAAAAAATCATGGTCCTGTTACACTAATAATAGATAGTAAAAAGATATTTTAA
- a CDS encoding RelA/SpoT family protein → MLEDLLQKIYENCNNINKDIIIKAYNYAENAHKEQKRISGEPYIIHPVEVACILAEMGLDENTIAASLLHDVIEDTDYTYEDVEKDFNIEVANLVEGVTKLGKIKFKTKEEQQSENVRKMLLAMTKDIRVILIKLADRLHNMRTLKYMSVEKQKEKAKETLDIYAPLAHRLGISKIKWELEDLSLRYLNPNEYYDLVRKVAEKRKEREEYIERIIHELSEKLEEAGIKSEIEGRPKHFYSIYRKMVIKNKTIDQIFDLTAVRILVEDVKDCYAVLGMVHTMYKPIPGRFKDYIAMPKPNMYQSLHSTVIGPQGKPFEIQIRTYEMHNTSEYGIAAHWKYKEGNLKNSDKDFEAKLAWLREVLEWQRETSNPEEFMEDFKIDMFSDEVFVFTPKGDVINLPSDSTPIDFAYRIHTDIGHRCIGGKVNGKIVPLDYHLKTGEIVEVLTSQSPKGPSISWINMTKSNQAKSKIKSWFKKEKRHDNIEKGKELVEKEAKRQGINFGKVAKGDNLDKLFKKYHFHSIDDLYVAVSIGGITSSAIINKLVGYLKNQEKNEQTENETLEDIREQLKTSQAIKKKSKSPGIKVKDIDNVMVRFAKCCNPVPGDPIVGYITKGRGVSVHRQDCKNVKTLIINEVNRIVDVCWENENYRKNEYITEIEVKAEDRTGLLAELMEAIIQTKIDLYAINAQPAKADMVIITIKFRVSDVNKLKEVMRKMRKLRGIIAVYRTKN, encoded by the coding sequence ATGCTTGAGGATTTATTACAAAAAATATATGAAAATTGTAATAATATAAATAAAGATATAATTATTAAAGCTTATAATTATGCTGAAAATGCCCATAAAGAGCAAAAAAGAATATCAGGAGAACCATATATTATTCATCCTGTTGAGGTAGCGTGCATACTTGCGGAAATGGGTTTAGATGAGAATACTATTGCTGCAAGTTTATTGCATGATGTAATAGAAGATACAGATTATACTTATGAAGATGTAGAGAAAGATTTTAATATTGAAGTTGCAAATTTAGTAGAAGGTGTCACTAAACTTGGAAAAATAAAATTTAAAACAAAAGAAGAACAACAGTCAGAAAATGTAAGAAAAATGCTTCTTGCAATGACAAAAGATATAAGAGTAATTTTGATAAAACTTGCAGATAGACTTCATAATATGAGAACTCTTAAATATATGTCTGTGGAAAAGCAAAAAGAAAAAGCTAAAGAGACATTAGATATTTATGCACCACTAGCTCATAGATTAGGTATATCTAAGATAAAATGGGAACTTGAAGATTTATCTTTAAGATATTTAAATCCAAATGAATATTATGATTTAGTTAGAAAAGTAGCTGAAAAAAGAAAAGAAAGAGAAGAATACATAGAAAGAATAATACATGAATTAAGTGAAAAGCTAGAAGAGGCAGGTATAAAGTCTGAAATAGAAGGAAGACCTAAACATTTTTATAGTATATATAGAAAAATGGTTATTAAAAATAAAACTATTGATCAAATTTTTGATTTAACAGCTGTAAGAATACTAGTTGAAGATGTTAAAGACTGTTATGCTGTTTTGGGTATGGTACATACAATGTATAAACCTATTCCGGGACGGTTTAAAGATTATATAGCTATGCCTAAACCTAATATGTATCAGTCACTTCATTCTACGGTTATAGGACCACAAGGTAAGCCCTTTGAAATTCAGATAAGGACGTATGAGATGCATAATACATCAGAGTATGGTATAGCTGCTCATTGGAAGTATAAAGAAGGAAATCTAAAAAATTCAGATAAAGATTTTGAGGCAAAACTTGCCTGGCTTAGAGAAGTATTGGAGTGGCAAAGAGAAACTTCCAATCCAGAAGAATTTATGGAAGATTTTAAAATAGATATGTTTTCAGATGAAGTATTTGTATTTACTCCAAAAGGAGATGTTATAAACCTTCCATCTGATTCAACACCAATAGATTTTGCATATAGAATTCATACAGATATAGGTCATAGATGTATAGGAGGAAAAGTAAATGGCAAAATAGTACCTCTTGATTATCATCTTAAAACTGGAGAAATTGTAGAAGTTCTCACATCTCAATCACCAAAAGGACCTAGTATAAGTTGGATTAATATGACTAAGAGTAATCAGGCAAAATCTAAAATAAAGTCCTGGTTTAAAAAAGAAAAAAGACATGATAACATTGAAAAAGGTAAAGAGCTAGTAGAAAAAGAAGCTAAACGTCAAGGAATAAACTTTGGCAAAGTAGCTAAAGGAGATAACTTAGATAAATTATTTAAAAAATATCATTTTCATAGTATAGATGATTTATATGTAGCAGTTAGTATTGGAGGAATTACTTCTTCAGCTATAATCAACAAGTTAGTAGGATATTTAAAGAATCAAGAGAAAAATGAGCAGACTGAAAATGAAACCTTAGAGGATATTAGAGAACAATTAAAAACATCACAAGCTATTAAGAAAAAAAGTAAATCTCCAGGAATCAAGGTAAAAGATATAGATAATGTAATGGTTAGATTTGCTAAGTGTTGTAATCCTGTTCCAGGAGATCCTATAGTTGGATACATAACAAAAGGAAGAGGAGTATCAGTACATAGACAAGATTGTAAAAATGTCAAAACTTTAATTATCAATGAAGTTAATAGAATTGTGGATGTATGTTGGGAAAATGAAAATTATAGAAAAAATGAATATATTACAGAAATTGAAGTTAAGGCAGAAGATAGAACTGGACTTTTAGCAGAACTTATGGAAGCTATTATTCAAACAAAAATTGACTTATATGCTATAAATGCACAACCTGCTAAAGCTGATATGGTTATAATAACTATTAAATTTAGAGTATCAGATGTTAATAAACTAAAAGAAGTTATGAGAAAAATGAGAAAATTAAGGGGTATAATTGCAGTATATAGAACTAAAAATTAG
- a CDS encoding adenine phosphoribosyltransferase, whose protein sequence is MDLREKIRVINDFPKKDISFKDVTTILNDKEALKYTVDTISEYLKDKNIDIVVGPEARGFLFGAPVAYAIGAGFVPVRKKGKLPYETISSEYDLEYGSDVLQMHKDAIKKGQRVAIVDDLLATGGTMGSVIEMIEKLGGEVVSVDFVIELTDLKGREKIGNYDIMSLVQYDI, encoded by the coding sequence TTGGATTTAAGAGAAAAAATAAGAGTAATTAATGATTTTCCAAAGAAAGATATAAGTTTCAAAGATGTTACAACTATTTTAAATGATAAAGAAGCGCTTAAATATACAGTAGATACTATATCAGAATACTTAAAAGATAAAAATATAGATATAGTAGTTGGACCAGAAGCAAGAGGTTTCTTGTTTGGTGCTCCAGTTGCTTATGCTATAGGTGCTGGATTTGTTCCAGTAAGAAAAAAAGGAAAGCTTCCATATGAAACAATAAGTTCTGAATATGATTTAGAATATGGAAGTGATGTATTACAAATGCACAAGGATGCAATTAAAAAAGGTCAAAGAGTTGCTATAGTAGATGATTTGCTTGCAACCGGAGGAACTATGGGTTCTGTTATTGAAATGATAGAAAAATTAGGTGGAGAAGTTGTAAGTGTAGATTTTGTTATTGAACTTACAGATTTAAAGGGAAGAGAAAAAATAGGTAATTATGATATTATGTCATTAGTTCAATACGATATATAA
- a CDS encoding DHH family phosphoesterase: MKNDYSCNNYLNLIDKNDSFSSTEVKKALNRITKAVNEREKIVICGSYDLDGITSVSLLMLILKYLNADVEYYIPDTLEKSDIFNCNVIENHITLLGASLIITVGCGINSVEEVELCRNLGIDVIITDYHKPKINIPNTIVINPNRKDGIYSFENFNAVGIVYKLACAIAENYHMKCVEKYLDLVAIGIASSNVSLAGETLDMLKKGMSYMVNTNNHGIKAITKINNIKKIDFLTLKEICNIVMPKVNAVGRMDDARIVVELFTTSDSERAKRIAKYINKKKECELKKVIFHKKTYNY, encoded by the coding sequence ATGAAAAATGACTATTCTTGTAACAATTATTTAAACTTAATAGATAAAAATGATTCGTTTTCTTCAACAGAAGTTAAAAAAGCTTTAAATAGGATTACTAAAGCAGTAAATGAAAGAGAAAAAATAGTGATTTGTGGTTCCTATGATTTAGATGGAATAACAAGTGTTTCACTGCTTATGTTAATACTTAAATATTTAAATGCAGATGTGGAATATTATATACCTGATACATTAGAAAAAAGTGATATATTTAATTGTAATGTTATAGAAAATCATATAACATTATTAGGAGCAAGTTTAATAATAACTGTAGGGTGTGGAATTAATTCTGTAGAAGAAGTAGAATTATGTAGAAACTTAGGAATCGATGTAATAATTACTGATTATCATAAACCTAAAATTAATATACCAAATACTATAGTTATTAATCCTAATAGAAAAGATGGTATATATTCATTTGAAAATTTTAATGCTGTAGGAATAGTATACAAGCTAGCGTGTGCTATAGCAGAGAATTATCATATGAAGTGTGTAGAAAAATATCTAGATTTAGTAGCAATAGGTATAGCATCTAGTAATGTATCATTAGCAGGTGAAACTTTAGATATGCTTAAAAAAGGTATGAGTTATATGGTTAATACTAATAATCATGGAATAAAAGCTATAACAAAAATCAATAATATAAAGAAAATAGATTTTTTAACTTTGAAAGAAATATGCAATATAGTAATGCCAAAAGTCAATGCGGTTGGTAGGATGGATGATGCAAGAATAGTAGTAGAACTTTTCACAACTTCAGATAGTGAAAGAGCAAAACGAATAGCAAAATATATAAATAAGAAAAAAGAATGTGAATTAAAAAAAGTAATCTTCCATAAGAAGACTTATAATTATTAA
- the secF gene encoding protein translocase subunit SecF, with amino-acid sequence MLKVIEKTKLWFTISLILILIGMSFLGVKGLNYGIDFKGGTIVTIEMGNNFNQKIKEQADSIIKKYDKTASSYIANKTQLEIKSNNLDSDSINKMFGELKTKYKLKDKALISQNKVGPSVGNELKKKSLGALIIATIAMLIYIGFRFEIKFGIAAILGLVHDILITLGVYAITQIPVNTPFIAAMLTIVGYSINDTIVIFDRIRENKRKLRGRDMVEIVNLSITQTMSRSINTVLTTLFTIVAVYVFVPAVRDFTFPLIIGIVCGAYSSIFISSPIWILLRKFGKNKEE; translated from the coding sequence ATGCTTAAAGTTATAGAAAAAACAAAGTTATGGTTTACTATTTCCTTAATATTAATATTAATAGGAATGAGTTTTCTAGGAGTTAAAGGGTTGAACTATGGTATTGACTTTAAGGGAGGTACTATAGTTACTATAGAAATGGGAAATAACTTTAATCAAAAAATAAAAGAACAAGCTGATAGCATAATAAAAAAGTATGATAAAACAGCTTCAAGTTACATAGCTAATAAGACTCAGTTAGAAATAAAGAGTAATAATTTAGATAGTGATTCTATAAATAAAATGTTTGGTGAGTTAAAAACTAAATACAAACTAAAAGATAAGGCTTTAATTTCTCAAAATAAAGTTGGACCTTCAGTGGGTAATGAACTTAAGAAAAAATCTTTAGGAGCGTTAATAATAGCAACAATAGCTATGCTAATATATATAGGTTTTAGATTTGAAATTAAGTTCGGAATTGCAGCTATTTTAGGATTAGTTCATGATATACTAATTACATTAGGAGTATATGCAATAACACAAATACCAGTTAATACTCCATTTATAGCAGCTATGCTTACTATAGTTGGATATTCTATAAATGATACAATAGTTATTTTTGATAGAATAAGAGAAAATAAGAGAAAATTAAGAGGTAGAGATATGGTTGAGATCGTTAATTTAAGTATTACTCAAACCATGTCAAGATCTATAAATACTGTTCTTACAACATTATTTACAATAGTAGCAGTATATGTATTTGTGCCAGCAGTTAGAGACTTTACTTTCCCTCTAATAATAGGTATAGTATGTGGAGCATATTCTTCAATATTTATATCAAGTCCAATTTGGATATTGTTAAGAAAGTTTGGAAAGAATAAAGAAGAATAA
- the secD gene encoding protein translocase subunit SecD, whose amino-acid sequence MRNGRNSKSQKTKSTALFILAVLAIGIIAYSGFFGIKNIFGYRVKSFSESINKGLDLQGGISVLEEIKGNDVKNETIERTIELLSMRVNPEGVKETSVQREGKNRIRIEIPGEFDSKKVLESIGKTGKLEFKGPDNKVILTGTDVNKATAYYDETQRPTISLELKPDGAKKFAEATQKFLGKRITIYMDGEVLTSPNVQSVITGGKATITGSATIEEANRQAKIIQSGALPVSLEAVEFKTVGATLGANALPLSMKAGAVGIGLILIFMLLYYKGPGIMADIALIFYVLIVLGAFVMFKVTLTLSGIAGFLLTVGMAVDANVLIFERIKEELRLGKSLNVAVNAGFNRALSSILDSNITTIIAGVVLYYLGSGGVKGFALTLMIGIVLSIFTALTVTRTLIRLGINMGLLSKASQFGVKREGK is encoded by the coding sequence ATGAGAAATGGAAGAAATTCTAAATCCCAAAAAACCAAAAGCACCGCACTATTTATTTTAGCAGTACTAGCAATAGGAATAATAGCATATAGCGGTTTCTTTGGAATAAAAAATATTTTTGGGTACAGAGTTAAATCATTTAGTGAATCTATAAATAAAGGATTGGATTTACAAGGTGGTATATCTGTATTAGAAGAGATTAAAGGAAATGATGTAAAGAATGAGACTATAGAAAGAACAATAGAATTACTTTCTATGAGAGTTAACCCTGAAGGAGTTAAAGAAACTTCTGTACAAAGGGAAGGTAAAAATAGGATCAGAATTGAAATCCCAGGAGAATTTGATTCTAAAAAGGTACTTGAGAGTATAGGAAAGACTGGTAAATTAGAATTCAAAGGTCCAGATAATAAAGTTATACTAACAGGTACTGATGTTAATAAAGCAACTGCTTATTATGATGAAACACAAAGACCTACAATATCGCTTGAGCTTAAGCCAGATGGAGCTAAGAAATTTGCGGAAGCAACTCAAAAATTTTTAGGCAAAAGAATAACAATATATATGGATGGAGAAGTATTAACAAGTCCTAATGTTCAATCAGTAATTACTGGTGGTAAAGCTACAATTACTGGAAGTGCAACTATTGAAGAAGCAAATCGTCAAGCAAAGATAATACAATCAGGAGCTCTTCCTGTAAGTTTGGAAGCGGTAGAATTTAAAACAGTAGGAGCAACATTGGGTGCCAATGCATTACCTTTAAGTATGAAGGCTGGTGCAGTTGGTATAGGGTTAATATTAATATTTATGTTATTATACTATAAAGGGCCTGGTATTATGGCTGATATTGCTTTAATATTTTATGTTTTAATAGTTCTTGGAGCGTTTGTTATGTTTAAAGTTACACTTACACTTTCAGGAATTGCAGGATTCCTTCTTACAGTTGGTATGGCGGTAGATGCAAATGTACTTATATTTGAAAGAATAAAGGAAGAATTAAGACTTGGAAAAAGTTTAAATGTTGCAGTAAATGCTGGATTTAATAGAGCATTATCATCTATTTTAGATTCAAATATAACAACAATTATAGCGGGTGTTGTATTATATTATCTAGGTTCCGGTGGAGTTAAAGGCTTTGCATTAACTCTTATGATAGGTATAGTATTAAGTATTTTTACAGCTCTTACAGTAACAAGAACATTAATTAGGTTAGGTATAAACATGGGATTATTAAGCAAAGCTTCCCAATTTGGTGTTAAAAGGGAGGGGAAATAG